CGCAGCTGCTCGGCGACGTCGAGGACGGCCAGCGGCGGGCGGCGGTCCGAGCCACCCTCGGCCGGCGCGCCGTCGGCGCCGTCGGGCTCCTCCTCCTCAGCACCGGCGTCCTCGCCGATCCGCGGGCACACGACGTAGGCCTGCCGACCGGCGGCGACCTCCTCGCGCAGCCGCTCCCACGCGCGGTCCAGCCAGGCCGGCCGGTCATTGACGGGGACCACCGAGCTGGCCACGCCGCCGCGCCCTCCCGGCAGCTGGCGCAGCGTGGAGGTCTCCAGGTCGCCGTACACGGTCATCGCCACCGTGCGTGGGATCGGCGTGGCGGTCATCACCAGCACGTGCGGGGGGCGGTCGCCCTTGGCGCGCAGCGCGTCGCGCTGCTCCACCCCGAAGCGGTGCTGCTCGTCGACGACCACGAACCCGAGGTCGGCGAAGTCCACGCCCTCCTGCAGCAGCGCGTGCGTGCCGACGACGATGCCGGCGCTGCCGTCGGCGACCGCGGCGCGGGCCTCCCGGCGGACCGCGGCCCGCTGCGACCCGGTGAGCAGCACCACGCGGGTGCCGGCCGGGTCGCCGTCCAGCTCGCCGGCGCGGCCGAGCGGGCCGAGCAGGGCGCCGATGCTGCGGGCGTGCTGGGCGGCGAGTACCTCGGTGGGGGCCAGCAGCGCCGCCTGCCCGCCGGCGTCGACGACCTGAGCCATGGCGCGCAGTGCGACGACCGTCTTGCCGGCGCCGACCTCCCCCTGCAGGAGCCGGTGCATCGGCTGCTCCCGGGACAGCTCGGCGGCCAGCTCCTCCCCCACCTCGCGCTGCCCGTCGGTGAGCGCGAAGGGCAGCGCGGCGTCGACGGCCGCCAGCAGCCCACCGGCCCGCCGCGGCCGGGCCACGCCGGGCTCCAGCGCGGCGGCACGGCGGCGCGCGGCGAGGGTGAGCTGCAGGGTGAGCGCCTCGTCCCACTTGAGCCGGTGCGCGGCCCGCTCGACGTCGTGGTCGGAGGTGGGCCGGTGCACGTCGAGCAGCGCGGCCGCCAGGCCGGGCAGGCCGTGGCGGGCGCGCAGCGGTTCGGGCAGCGGGTCCTCGACGAAGCCGAAGCCGCCGGCGGCGTCCAGCAGCAGCTTCACCGACCGCTGCACGACCCAGCTGGAGACCTCCTTGGTCGCCGGGTAGATCGGGATGAGCGCGCGGGCCCAGTCGGTGTCGTCGTCCCCGGTGATGAGGTGGAAGTCGGGGTGGGCGAACTGCTTGCTCCTGCGGTACTCACCGACCGTGCCGGCGAACAGCCCCCAGGCGCCGGCGCTGAGGTCCTTGTGCCGGCGGTTGAAGAAGACCAGCTGCATGGTGCCGGCGCCGTCGCCCACGGTGACCTCGGTGAGCGAGCCCGGGCGGTTGCGCATCTTCCGCGTGCTGACGGTGCGCACCTGGGCCAGCACGGTGACCCGGTCACCGACCTGTAGGTCGTCCAGGCGGGTCATCTCGCCGCGCTTCGCGTAGCGGCGGGGGTAGTGCCGCAGCAGGTCGCGCACCGTGTGCAGGTCCAGCGACTCGGCCATCGCCCTCGCCGTCCGGGCACCGAGCACCCGGTCCAGCCGGGTCGCCATGTCGACGGCCACTACTCCACCCCCACCTGCAGCGAGACCCCCTCGGGCGCGCCGTCGTAGCGGGTGACCTCGACCGTCGGGTGCCGGCCGGCCAGATGGGCCAGCACGGCGGCGGCCAGGTCGGCGTCGGGGCCGAGCACGAGGGTCACCAGCTCCCCGCCGGCGGACAGCAGGCGGTCCAACAGCTCGCAGGCGACCGCGGCCGGGGCGCCGCCGACGAGCAGCACGTCGCCGTCGGCCGAGCCGAGCACGTCACCGGGCGCGCAGCGGCCCGCGCTGGTCAGCGCCTCCTGCTCGGCGACGGTGACCTCCGCCCAGCGGGTCGCGGCGGCCGCCTCGGCCATGGTGATGACGTCGTCGCCGAAGCGCCGGGCCGGGTCGGCGACGGCGAGCGCGGCCAGGCCCTGCACCGGCGAGCGGGTGGGGACGACGGCGACCTCGCGGCCCTCCTCGCGGGCCCGCTCGGCGGCGCGGGAGGCCGGCGCGGTGAGCTCGGCGTGGTTGGGCAGCACGACGACGGCGGCGGCACCGCAGCCCAGGACCGCGGCGAGCACGTCGTCCTCGGTGACGCCGCCGGCCCCGCGGGGGACGACGGTGGCGCCCTCGCTGCCGAACAGCTCCGCCAGGCCGCCGTCCGGGACGACGGCGACGACCGCCCGCGCGCCGGGCGCCGGCGCCGGGGACCGCACCGGCGCCAGCGGGCTGACCGTGATCCGGTACGGGCGGCCGGCCTCGATGCCGGCCTCGATCGCCGCCCCGACGTCGCTGACGTGCACGTGCACGTTCCACTCGCGGCCGGTCGGGGTGTCGACGCCGACGACCACCAGGCTGTCGCCGAGCGCGGCCAGCCGACCCTGCAGCCGCGCCACGGCCGCCTCGTCGCTGCCGGCCAGCAGGTACTGCACCTCGCTGCCCGGGCCGGCGGGCGGCTGGTGCGGCAGGTCGGCGGGGTCGACCCCGTGGGAGTGCCCGGCGTGCGCCCCGCGCCCGGGCCGGCGGACCAGCGGCGGGCGGTCGGGCCCGATCCCGGTGACCGTGGCGACCAGCGCGTCGAGCACCACGCACAGCCCCGCCCCACCGGCGTCGACCACGCCGGCCTCGCGCAGGACGGCCAGCTGCCCCGGCGTCCGGTCCAGGGCGACCCGGGCGCCGTCGGCGGCGGCGCGCACCACCTCGGCGAGGGCGGTGTGCCCGCCGGCGACCGCGGCGACCGCGGCCTCGCCGCCCGCGCGGGCCACCGTGAGGAGGGTCCCCTCCTCCGGGTCGGCGACCGCCCCGTAGGCGGTGCCGGCGGCCTTCTGCAGGGCGGCGGCGAGGGTCGGCCCGTCGGCCGGGGGCTGCCCGGCGAGCTGGTCGGCCAGCCCGCGGACGAGCTGGGCGAGGATCGTGCCGGAGTTGCCGAGGGCGCCCAGCACCGCGCCGCGGGCGAGCACCGCCCACACCGGCTCGGCGTGCTCCGGGCCGGCCTGGTCGAGCGCGGCCAGCGCCGCCTCCACCGTGGCCAGCAGGTTGGTGCCGGTGTCGCCGTCGGGCACGGGGAAGACGTTGAGGTCGTCGAGGCGACCCCGTGCGGCGGACAGCGCCTCGACCGCGGCCCGGCACCACTGGCCGACCGCGGCGTCGTCCAGCGCCGGCAGCACGGCCGGAGACTACCCAGCCGGGCCGACGGTCCCGGGTGCGTGCGCGGGACGGCGGCGACCCCTCCGACGCCCCGGCCGGGGAGCGGTTAGACTCCTCGACGGTCTGTGTGCGGGCGCGTCGGCGCGCCGCCGTCCGTGAAGCGAATCTCTGGGAGTGATCCACCGTGGCTGCCGTGTGCGACGTCTGTGGCAAGGGGCCCGGTTTCGGTATGTCGGTGTCGCACTCGCACCGCCGCACGCCGCGCCGGTGGAACCCGAACATCCAGTCCGTGAAGGCGCTCGTCGCCCCGGGCAACCGCCGGCGCATCAACGCCTGCACCTCCTGCATCCGTGCGGGCAAGGTCGTGCGCGCCTGAGCGCTCGCCGAACCGGCTGGACGGAGCCCGGAGGTCCTCGGACCCCCGGGCTCCGTCGCGTCTCCGGCCGGCCGTCCCCCCGGCGAGATCGCCGATGTCGCACGGTCCTGCGGCCCCATCCGTGCGAGATCGCCGATGTCGCCGGGGCTGTGGACGACGCCAGCGGGGCCGGGTCGGCGCGGGGCGGGCTGCCGCGGTGCCCCGCCGACGCCCCGCCTCCCGGCTGACCGGTCCCGCCACCCGCACCATGGCCCGTGCGGCCGGCGTCACCGACCGCCAGCTGCAGCACCCGGGCGTGCTCCGGCTGTCCCGGGACACCTACCTGCCGCGGGCGGTGGCCGGGGAGGCGACCGCCCGCCTGGCCGCCGTGCTGCTCACCGCACCGCCCGGCGCCGTCGTCAGCCACGTGTCCGCGGCCGGACTCTAGGGCATCGAGGTCCCCCTCCAGGCCGATCGGTCGGGCCGGGTGGACCTCACGGTCCCCCTGTCGTCGCGCTCGGAGAGCCGGCGGGACCGCCGGGTGCACCGCAGCCCGCTCCCGGAGGCCGACCGCACCCGCCGGGGGACGCTGCCGGTCACCACACCGGCGCGCACCTGGCGGGACCTGGCCGGCGTCCTCACTCCCCCGGCGCTGCTCGCGGTCACCGACCAGCTGCTGGCCCGCGGGGTGGCTCGCGACCAGCTGGCCGTCCAGCTGCAGGCCCGCCCGACCGGGCGGGGGTCGGCCCGCGCCCGTGCGGTGCTGCCCGTCGCCGACCCCCGGTCCGAGTCGCCCATGGAGTCGGTGCTCCGCTGGCTCCTGCACGAGGCGGGCCTCCCGGCGCCGGACCTGCAGCACGTCGTCCGCGACGCGGCCGGGTCCCCGCTGGGGCGCGCCGACCTGGCCTGGCCGGAGCGGAGGGTCCTCGTCGAGTTCGACGGCGACCTCCACCGCGAGCGCGCTGTGTTCGTCGGCGACCTGCGCCGGCAGAACCGGCTCGTCGCCGCCGGGTGGACGGTCCTGCGCTTCAGCTCCGCCGACGTCCTGGGCCGGCCCGCGGACGTCGTGGCCGAGGTCCGCCGCGCCCTCCGCTGACGAGATCGGCGATGTCGCACGGTTCCGCGGCTGCATCCGTGCGACATCGCCGATCTCGCCGGGAGCGGCCCCGGCGAGAGCGGCCCGGGCGCGCTCAGGCGATGCCGCGGCCGCGGGCGGCCTCCACCACGAGGTCGACCACGGTCTGCAGCGGCAGCGCCGTGCTGTCGACCACCAGGTGGTAGCTGCCCGGGGCGGCCGGGTCGACCCGGTAGTTGCGGCGCACGTAGCCCACCCGCGCGGCGTCGTTGGCGCGCATCTCCCGCCGGACCTCCTCGCGCGGGCGCCCGCTGCGGGCCACCGCGGCGTCCAGCCGCCGCTCGGCCGGCCCGTCCAGGCGCACGTGCAGGGCGTCGGGCCGCTCACCGAGGACCATCGCGGCGGCCCGTCCCAGCACCACCCCGCCCGGCCCGTCGGCGATCTCGCGCACCACCCGCTCGGTCTGCAGCCGGAAGGTCCGCTCGTCGAGCTGCTCGGTCACCGGGACGACGCCGCCCATGGGGTCGGGCATGGAGCCCAGCGAGGCGACGATCCGCCACAGCCCGCGGGCGACGGTCTCGTCGTTCGCCTCCGCCTCGGCCACCGGGATGCCCAGCCGCCCGGCCACCCGGGCGGGGATGGCGCGGTCGTGGAACACCATCCCCAGCCGGGCCGCGACGGCGGGCCCGACCTCCGCGCCCCCGGCGCCGTAGGACGCCGAGACGGTGACGACGCCGCTCACCGCCCACCTCCCAGCCGACGACCGAGGTGCACCGCGTCCGGCTCGTCGGCGTAGACGCCGTACCCGGGCACCGGGGTGTAGCCGAGGCCGGCGTACAGCGCCAGCGCCTCGGGCTGCTCCGGCCCGGAGTTGAGCACCACCGAGCGGTGCCCGGCCGCCGCGGCGCTGTCCTCCAGCGCCGCCATCAGCAGCTGGGCGAGGCCCTGCCGCCGGAAGCCCGGCGCCACGTAGACCCGCTTCACCTCGGCCACGCCGGGCGCGTGCACCCGCCAGGCGCCGCACCCCGCCGGCACGCCGTCCACCTCGGCGACGAGGAACAGCCCGGCCGGCGGGTCGAACTCCGCCGCGTCGACGACGGCCTCGTCCGGCCCGCCGTAGCGGGCCACGTACTCCTGCTGCACGCGGGACACCATCTCCTGGGCGAGCGGGTCGTCGTAGGGCACGGCGCGCAGGGTCACCGGGCGACCGTCGGCCAGCCGGGGCTCAGCGGAAGTGCGCATGCCCGGTCCCCTCCGCGCCGACCGACACGGCGACGGCCTCCGCCGGCTCGCCGTCGACCCGCACCCCGGGGCTGCCGCCGCGGACCGCGCCGATCGCCGTCCAGCCCTCGGGCAGGTCGGTGCCGGCCGGGAAGGTGGCCAGCAGGGCGTGGTCCTCCCCGCCGGTGAGCACCCACGCCATCGGGTCCCCGCCCAGGGCGGCGGCCACCTGCTGCAGCGGCCCCGGCGGCTGCAGCGTGGCCCGCACCAGCGCGGCCCGGTCCAGGTCGATCCGCACGCCGCTCTCCTGCGCCAGGTGCCCGGCGTCGGCCAGCAGCCCGTCGCTCACGTCGCACATCGCGGTCGCTCCCGCGCCGGCCGCCACCGGTCCGGCCGCGTACGGCGGGGTGGGCCGCCGGTGCGCGGCCACCGCGGCCGCCGGGCTGGTGAACCCGCGCCGCAGCACCGCCAGCCCGCAGGCCGACCAGCCCAGCCGGCCGGCGAGGGCCAGCACGTCACCGGGCCGGGCGCCCGAGCGCAGCACCGGGGCCCGCCCGCCGAGGTCGCCCAGGGCGGTCACCGACAGGACGACGGCACCGCTGCCGGGCGCCGCCGACACGGTGTCCCCGCCGACCACCGCGGCCCCCAGCGGCGCGCACTCGGCGGCCAGGCCGGCGGCCACGCCCTCCAGCCACGTCGTCGGGGTGTCCGGCGGGCAGGCCAGCCCGACCAGCAGGGCGGTCGTCACCCCGCCCATCGCGGCCACGTCGGCCAGGTTGGCCGCCGCGGCCTTGTGCCCGACGTCCTCGGCCGAGGACCAGTCCCGCCGGAAGTGCCGCCCCTCGACGAGGACGTCGGTGGTGGCGACCACCCGGCCGTCGGGCGCGCGCAGGACGGCGGCGTCGTCGCCGGGGCCCACCTCGGTCACCCGGGCCACGCCGGAGCGCGCCAGCACGCGGGCGATGACGCCGAACTCCCCCACCACCCGGACGCTGTCGGCAGGGTCGGTCCGGGGGACCAGGGGACGGGGACGACTCACCGGCTCCTCCAACGTGCTGCGGTAGGTTGCGCAACTGTCCGCCCGCCGGCGCGGACGCCGCACCTGCAGCGCCGCCCGAGGAAGGGTCTCCCGTGGTCCACGCCTACATCCTCATCCAGACCGAAGTCGGCAAGGCCGCCCAGGTCGCGTCGACCATCAGCGAGATCGCGGGGGTGTCCAAGGCGGAGGACGTCACCGGCCCCTACGACGTCATCGTGCGGGCCGAGGCCGAGACCGTCGACGAGCTCGGCCGGCTGGTCGTGGCCCGCGTGCAGTCCGTCGACGGCATCACCCGGACGCTGACCTGCCCCGTCGTCAACATCTGAGCACCCTGACCGAGACCCCCGCGGCCCCCGGCGACCCGACGCCGCCACCCCGGCCGGAGGACCCGCTGCGGCGGGTGGCGCTGGTCGTCACCGCCGTCGTCCTGCCCCTGGTGGTGGTGCTGCTGGTGCTCACCCGCGTCCTGGGCGGGGACGACGCCACGGACGGCCCGGCCGGCGACGCGGTGGCCGACGTCGACGGCGCCCCGGTGCCCGGCCGCGCCGACCTGCCCCCGCTGCCGGTGCAGGTCCCGCCGGTCACCCCGGAGGCCGACGCCGCCTGCCCGGCGCTGATGGCCGAGCTGCCCCTGGAGCTGGCCGGGGAGCAGTCCCGCCCGGTGCAGTCCGACTCCCCGTTCGCCTACGCCTGGGGCGAGCCGCCGGTGGTGCTGGTGTGCGGCGTCGAGCGGCCGGCCGCGCTCGAGCCGACGTCCCCGCTGATCCAGATCAGCGGGGTCAACTGGCTGGTGGACACCACCGACCCCGAGCGGATCATGTGGACCGCCGTCGACCGGCCGGTCTACCTGCAGGTGACCGTGTCCGCCGACACCGACAGCGCCCCGGTCACCGCGCTGGGCCCGGTGATCAACGACACCCTGCCGCTGCAGCCGATCGACACCGGCGACTAGGGCAGCCGGTCCAGCTGGGCGGCGGTGACCGCGCGCGCCTCCCCGGTGGCGACCTCCACCGAACCCGCCACCGCGGTGACCGACACGCTGAACACCCCGTGCGGGCACCAGGTGAACGCCGCGGGCGAGGCCACCCGCGCGGCCGGGGCGCCGTCGGGCAGGACGAGCAGGGAGCAGCCGGCGGGCAGCTCCGCCGGGTCCCCGTGCAGCTGCCCGCCGTAGACCCGGGCGTCGTGCGCGGCGACGTCCCCGGTGAACGCCCCGGCGCCCTCGGCGGTGGCGAACCGGTGGACCGCGACGGTGGTCAGCGGGCCGGACCCGGAGCCCCAGTAGCGTTCCCAGCCGAAGCGGTAGCCGTAGTCGTCGAGCACCTCGCGCTCGCGGTCGGCGTCCTGGGCGTACCCGGCGACGTCCTGGACCGACTTCTCCCCCGCGGGCGGTGCGAGGGCGTCGTCGGGCACGCGGGGCAGGCCGGAGGGGACGGCGGTGACGACCAGCTCCTCCAGCTCGGCGGGGACGTCGGGTGTCGCCGCGGCCGGCGGGCCGGCGTCCGACGGGGCGGCGCAGCCCACCAGCAGGGCCAGCAGCAGCGCCGGCCCGCCGTGCCGGACTCCCGCCGGCGGGTTCACGCCCGGGTGCCGTCCAGCGCCGCGGCCGGGCCGGTGGCCCTCGCGTCGGCCAGGGCGACCTCGACCAGCCGGTCGACCAGCGCGGCGAAGTCCACCCCGGAGGCGGCCCACATCCGCGGGTACATCGAGATGGGGGTGAACCCGGGCATGGTGTTCACCTCGTTGACCACCAGCCGCTCGGCGCCGTCCGGGCCGGTGCCGAGGAAGAAGTCGACCCGCGCCAGGCCGCGGCAGTCCAGGGCCAGGTAGGCCCGGCGGGCCGCGTCCTGCACCGCGCGGGTCTGCTCGGCGGTCAGGTCGGCCGGGACGTCGAAGTCGGCGGCGTCGTCGAGGTACTTGGCGGCGAAGTCGTACCAGTCGGTGTCCGGGTGCAGCCGGATCTCGGCCGGCAGGCTGGCCTGCGGGGGCCCGCCGCCGGGCCCGGCCAGCACGCCGCACTCCACCTCCCGGCCCGGGACGGCGGCCTCGACGACGACCTTGGGGTCGACCGCGGCGGCGGTCGCCACGGCCTCGGGGAACTGCGCCCAGTCGGTGACCTTGGTGATCCCGATGCTCGAGCCGGCCCGCGCGGGCTTGACGAACACCGGCAGGCCGAGCCGTTCGCGGGCGGCGGCGTCGAGCACCGTGGGATCGGCCGACACCGCACCGGAGGCGTCCCGCAGCACCACGTGGTCACCCTGCGGCAGCCCGGCGGCGGCGAGCAGCTTCTTGGTGAACTCCTTGTCCATCGACGCCGCGCTGGCGAGGACCCCCGAGCCCACGTAGGGGATGCCGCTCATCTCCAGCAGCCCCTGGACGGTGCCGTCCTCGCCGTGCGTGCCGTGCAGCGCGGGGAAGACGACGTCGAGGCCGATCCGCTCCCCCGCGCCGTCCAGGCGCAGCAGGCCGGGGCCGGCCGGGTTCCCCACGAGCGTCACCGCCGTCCCGCCGCCGACCTCCGGCAGGACGCCGTCGGTGATCGCCAGGCGCTGTCCGGGGTCGGGCAGCACCCAGGCGCCGGCGCGGGTGATGCCCACCGGGACGACGTCGTAGCGGTCCCGGTCCAGCGCCGCGAGGACGGCCCCGGCCGACACGCACGAGATGGGGTGCTCCGCGCTGCGGCCGCCGAACACGACCGCCACGCGCAACCGCTCCACTGGCCCGCTCACAGCGGTCTGCCCGGCTGTCCGCTCATCGCGGCCGACCCTAGTGGAGGCGACGCGGCCGGCCCCGGCGGCGGGCACGACGGGGCCCGCGCAGCCGCGGTGTGGGAACCTCAGTCGCGATGGCCCAGAACAGTGCCGGGACGGCGTCCCCCCCGCTCGGCCTGCGGCTGGCCGGGGCCGCCGTGCACCTCTACACCGCCAGCGGCTCGGTGCTCGGGCTGCTCATCGTGCTGGCGGCCTTCGAGGGCGACGCCGTGGCCGCCCTGTGGCTGGGCCTGGTCGCGCTCGTCGTCGACGGCACCGACGGGATGCTGGCCCGGCGGCTGCGGGTCAAGGAGACGATCCCGTGGTTCGACGGCGCCCGGCTCGACGACATCGTCGACTACCTCACCTACGCCTTCGCCCCGGTCGTGCTGCTGTGGACCACCGGGTCCCTGCCCGCCGGCGGCCTCGGCTGGGTCGTCGCCGCGCTGCCGCTGCTGGCGTCGAGCTACCAGTTCTGCCGGGTCGACGCGAAGACCGAGGACCACACCTTCCTGGGGTTCCCGAGCTACTGGAACGTGGTGGCCTTCTACGCCATCGTCCTGGAGCTGGCGCCGGGCGTGGTGGCGACCGTGCTGGTCGTCTGCTCGGTGCTGGTGTTCGTGCCGGTCCGCTACCTGTACCCCTCGCGCACGCCGGTGCTGCACGGCCTGAGCCTGGGGCTGACGGCTGCGTGGCTGGTCCTCTACGGCGTCCTGCTGGTGCAGGTGCCCGACCCGCACCCGGTCGTGGTGACGCTGTCGCTGGCCTACATCGGCTACTACGTCGGGGTGAGCCTGTGGCTGACCGCCCGGGCGGCGCACCGCCGGCGCAGCGAGCCCGCCGACCTGTCGCCCACCGCGGGCTGAAGGAGGCCGGCGGCTACACCGCGTCGAGGGCGGCGGTGAGGTCGGCGACCAGGTCGGCGGTGTCCTCGATGCCGCAGGACAGCCGCACGAAGCCCTCGCCGACGGCGTCGCCGCCCCACTGGGCCCGCCGGTCGAGGGTGCTGTGCACGCCGCCGAAGCTGGTGGCCGCCGTCCACAGCCGGCTGGCGCCCAGCAGCCGGGCGACCGCCGAGGCGTCGGCCAGCTCGGCGGACACCACGCCGTTCGGGCGCAGCATCTGCCGGCAGGCCAGCTCGTGGGAGGGGTCGCCGGGCCGCCACGGCCAGCGGACGCCGGACACCGCGGGGTGCGCGGCGAGCAGGTCGGCCACGGCCGCCGCGGTCGCCGCCTGGCGGCCCAGCCGGAGGTCCAGCGTGCTCAGCGAGCGGTGCCCGAGCCAGGCCTCGAACGGGCCGGGCGTGCCGCCGGTGTGGTCGCGGTGGTCCTTGAGCCGGGCGAACAGCTCGTCGTCGGCGGTGCTCACGTGGCCCAGCAGCAGGTCGCTGTGCCCGGTGAGCGCCTTGGTGTCGGCCGCGACGGTCAGGTCGGCGCCGAGGGCCAGGGGCCGCTGGCCCAGCGGGGTTGCGGTGGTGTTGTCGACGGCGAGCACCGCACCGGCGGCGCGGGTGGCGCGGGCGACGGCGGCGACGTCGCAGACGTCGAGCAGCGGGTTGCTCGGTGTCTCGAGCATCACGAACCGCGCGCCCTCGAGGTCGCCGCGGGCGGCGACCTCACCGATCTCCGGGGTGGGCACGTACTGCACCGTCACGCCGTAGCGCTCCAGCTCGTCGCGGGCCAGCAGCCGGGTGGCGTAGTAGCCGTCCGAGGGCAGCACGACGCGGTCGCCGGCGCGGACGACGGCCAGCACCGCGGCGCCGATCGCGGCCATGCCGGTGGCGAAGGACAGGCAGCGGCCGCCGTCCAGCTCCCCGACGGCGGCCTCGTAGACGCGCAGCGTGGGCTGACCGGTGCGGGCGTAGGTGTCCGCGCCGTCGGCACCCGGCGGGCGGTCGCCCAGGTGGAAGGGCGCGGCGAACACCGGCGAGGGGCGCATCGGCGCGCCGGGCACGGCCGCCTCCTCGCCGGCGCGCACCACCCGCGTCCCGTCACCCCACACCTGCCCGCCGACGCCGGCTCGGCCTGCGGTCCCGTCGCTCACTCCGGCTTCGCCTCCCTGGACATGATCTCCTTCACCACCTGCGGGACGGGCACGCCCTCGTGGCACACCCGCACGACGGCCTCGGTCAGCGGCATGTCCACCCCGCGGGCCCGGGCCAGGTCCAGCACCGGGCGGCAGCTCTTGACGCCCTCGGCGACCTGGCGGGTGGTCCGCTGCACCTCCTCCACGGACATGCCGCGCCCCAGCCGCTCGCCGAAGGTGCGGTTGCGCGACAGCGGGGAGCTGCACGTGGCCACCAGGTCGCCGAGGCCCGCGAGCCCGGCGAAGGTGGCCGGCTCGGCACCCAGGGCCGCACCCAGCCGGGCGGTCTCGGCCAGGCCGCGGGTGATCAGCGAGGCCCGGGTGTTGTCGCCGAGACCCATGCCCTCGGTGATGCCGCAGGCCAGCGCGATGACGTTCTTCACCGCGCCGCCCAGCTCGCAGCCGACCAGGTCGGCGTTGGTGTAGGGCCGGAAGTAGGGGGTGTGGCAGGCGGCCTGCACCTGCGCGGCCCGCTCGTGGTCGGAGCAGGCCACCACGGTCGCGGCCGGCTGCTCCTCGGCGATCTCGCGGGCCAGGTTGGGGCCCGACAGCGCGGCGACCCGGTCGGGCCCCGCCCCGGTGACCTCGCAGATCACCTCGCTCATCCGCTTGGTGCTGCCCAGCTCGATGCCCTTCATCAGCGACAGCAGCACCGCGTCGTCCGGCAGCAGCGGCGCCCACTCGCCGAGGTTGGCCCGCAGCGACTGGGAGGGCACGGCGAGCACCACGATCTGGGCGCCGGCGAGGGCCTCGGCGGGGTCGGCGGTCGCCCGCAGCCGCTCGGGCAGCCGGATGCCGGGCAGGTACTCGGGGTTCTCCCGGGTCTCCCGGATCGCTCCGGCCAGCTCGGGGCGGCGGGCGTGCAGCAGCACCGAGCAGCCGGCGTCGGCCAGCACCTTGGCGAACGTGGTGCCCCACGAGCCGGCCCCGAGGACGGCGGCGCGGGTCACGCGGGGCTCCCCGGCAGGTCACCGGGCAGCACACGCCGCGGGTGGGGGGTGGTGGTGGGCGGGGCCGGCTCCCCGCGGAGCTCGGCCAGCTGGTCGCGGACGCGGGTCATCACCCGGTCGGTCACCTGGCGCAGCAGGTCACCGGTCATCGGCCGCCCCGCGCGCACGTCGGCCCGCAGGTCGGTGAGGTCCACCGGCTCCCCGACCAGGTGGTCCGCCGGGGCGCGCAGCTGCGGGTGCAGCCGCTTGGTGTGGTAGTCGTGCACCCGCTGCGGGCCCCACTGGGCCACCGGCAGGACGACGGCGTCGGTGGCCAGGGCCAGCCGCGCCACCCCGGTGCGGGCCTCCATGGGCCACCAGTCGGGGTCCCGGGTGACCGAGCCCTCGGGGTAGATGACCACGACGTTGCCGGCGGCGAGGTCGGCCTCGGCGGCCGCGAGCGAGGCCCGGGCGTCGGCCGACCCGCGGGCGACCGGGATCTGCCCGGCGGCGCGCAGGAGCCGCCCGGCCGGTCCGGCGAAGACCGCCTCCTTGGCCAGGAAGTGCGGGACCCGGCCGCACTCCCAGACCAGCCGGGCGCAGGCCAGCGGGTCCAGGACCGACACGTGGTTGGCCACGACCAGCACCGGACCGGTGCGGGGGAACCGCTCGGCGTGCCGGATCCGCATCCGGAACAGCAGCACGGTGAGCGGGTAGACCACCAGCACGCAGAAGAGCAGCGCCGGCGGCAGCGGCCGGCGGGTGCGCCACCGGGACGGCGCGGCCGGGGTGCGACCCGCTCCCCCGGCGTCCGGTGTCCCGTGCTGCGTCACCGGTCCCTCCCCTCCTGCCGGTCCCGCGCCTGCCCGGCCGGGACGTCCGAGCCCCCATGATCGGCCCTCGGCCGTCCCGGACGGCGCACCGGGGTCCGCCGGCCGGGGTGGCGCGCCGTGGACCCACACTGTCGCCGTGCGCAGGTGGTCGGTCGTCGTCCCGGCGAAGCAGCTGTCGCTGGCCAAGACCCGACTGCGGCCGCTGACCGCCGGGACGGCCGGCCGGCCCGGCGCCGCGCACGACCGGCTGGTGCTCGCGCTGCTCGGCGACACCGTCGCCGCGGCGCTGTCCTCCCCCGCCGTCGCCGGCGTCCTGGTGGTCACCGACGACCCGGCCGCGGCCGCCGAGGTGCGCGCCCTGGGCGCCCGCACGGTGCCCG
This window of the Geodermatophilus sp. DSM 44513 genome carries:
- a CDS encoding AAA family ATPase, which gives rise to MSGVVTVSASYGAGGAEVGPAVAARLGMVFHDRAIPARVAGRLGIPVAEAEANDETVARGLWRIVASLGSMPDPMGGVVPVTEQLDERTFRLQTERVVREIADGPGGVVLGRAAAMVLGERPDALHVRLDGPAERRLDAAVARSGRPREEVRREMRANDAARVGYVRRNYRVDPAAPGSYHLVVDSTALPLQTVVDLVVEAARGRGIA
- a CDS encoding GNAT family N-acetyltransferase; translation: MRTSAEPRLADGRPVTLRAVPYDDPLAQEMVSRVQQEYVARYGGPDEAVVDAAEFDPPAGLFLVAEVDGVPAGCGAWRVHAPGVAEVKRVYVAPGFRRQGLAQLLMAALEDSAAAAGHRSVVLNSGPEQPEALALYAGLGYTPVPGYGVYADEPDAVHLGRRLGGGR
- the rpmB gene encoding 50S ribosomal protein L28, coding for MAAVCDVCGKGPGFGMSVSHSHRRTPRRWNPNIQSVKALVAPGNRRRINACTSCIRAGKVVRA
- a CDS encoding DAK2 domain-containing protein yields the protein MLPALDDAAVGQWCRAAVEALSAARGRLDDLNVFPVPDGDTGTNLLATVEAALAALDQAGPEHAEPVWAVLARGAVLGALGNSGTILAQLVRGLADQLAGQPPADGPTLAAALQKAAGTAYGAVADPEEGTLLTVARAGGEAAVAAVAGGHTALAEVVRAAADGARVALDRTPGQLAVLREAGVVDAGGAGLCVVLDALVATVTGIGPDRPPLVRRPGRGAHAGHSHGVDPADLPHQPPAGPGSEVQYLLAGSDEAAVARLQGRLAALGDSLVVVGVDTPTGREWNVHVHVSDVGAAIEAGIEAGRPYRITVSPLAPVRSPAPAPGARAVVAVVPDGGLAELFGSEGATVVPRGAGGVTEDDVLAAVLGCGAAAVVVLPNHAELTAPASRAAERAREEGREVAVVPTRSPVQGLAALAVADPARRFGDDVITMAEAAAATRWAEVTVAEQEALTSAGRCAPGDVLGSADGDVLLVGGAPAAVACELLDRLLSAGGELVTLVLGPDADLAAAVLAHLAGRHPTVEVTRYDGAPEGVSLQVGVE
- a CDS encoding endonuclease domain-containing protein, which gives rise to MHRSPLPEADRTRRGTLPVTTPARTWRDLAGVLTPPALLAVTDQLLARGVARDQLAVQLQARPTGRGSARARAVLPVADPRSESPMESVLRWLLHEAGLPAPDLQHVVRDAAGSPLGRADLAWPERRVLVEFDGDLHRERAVFVGDLRRQNRLVAAGWTVLRFSSADVLGRPADVVAEVRRALR
- the recG gene encoding ATP-dependent DNA helicase RecG; protein product: MAVDMATRLDRVLGARTARAMAESLDLHTVRDLLRHYPRRYAKRGEMTRLDDLQVGDRVTVLAQVRTVSTRKMRNRPGSLTEVTVGDGAGTMQLVFFNRRHKDLSAGAWGLFAGTVGEYRRSKQFAHPDFHLITGDDDTDWARALIPIYPATKEVSSWVVQRSVKLLLDAAGGFGFVEDPLPEPLRARHGLPGLAAALLDVHRPTSDHDVERAAHRLKWDEALTLQLTLAARRRAAALEPGVARPRRAGGLLAAVDAALPFALTDGQREVGEELAAELSREQPMHRLLQGEVGAGKTVVALRAMAQVVDAGGQAALLAPTEVLAAQHARSIGALLGPLGRAGELDGDPAGTRVVLLTGSQRAAVRREARAAVADGSAGIVVGTHALLQEGVDFADLGFVVVDEQHRFGVEQRDALRAKGDRPPHVLVMTATPIPRTVAMTVYGDLETSTLRQLPGGRGGVASSVVPVNDRPAWLDRAWERLREEVAAGRQAYVVCPRIGEDAGAEEEEPDGADGAPAEGGSDRRPPLAVLDVAEQLRAGPLAGLRLEVLHGRLTPEVKEATMRAFAAREVDVLVATTVVEVGVDVPNATVMVVMDADRFGVSQLHQLRGRVARGQHRGLCLLVSEASPSSATGQRLAAVAATSDGFELARLDLETRREGDVLGAAQSGRRSGIRMLSLLEDEELIAEARAEATALLATDRGLADLPGLAAEVAALATDERATYLEKA